CTTGCAACTTACAGGACTTAAAGGCTCTGTGCTAGCGTCATGGtgccagataccacagcacaccttTACGGCCTTGACAGGTCCAGCACAATATTAGGCAGGTGGTCATAACGTTATGCCCGATCAGTGCATAAGAAGCAATCCATTTACTATTTACTATTTAAATCAACGCAATCTAACCACACAAAGACTTAATATGGGGAGGCTTGCATGTTTAAGTGAGGTTAAAGTGAGGTCCAAATTTTCACATGTCTGTTAAGTACTGGAAAAGTTCAGGTCTAAAATGCAGATGCTTAAGATGCCTGTCAAGCAGTAAAACCTTGTGCAAAGTCTGTAAAATATTCAGTCTGATTAATATGTGGCTAAGAGATTCCCACATTTATGCCTGAATGTCACATAATGTGGAAAACACACTAAACTTTTCTCTGCAGGAATTTTAAATTCGCAACGTCTTGTTAGGGACTCTCGTGTCTGCATGTGGACATATTTGGGATGATCCTGGGCGCTCACTTGTATACCTTCCTATTATTTAAGTGCATGGTTTAGTTCAAACTGTCAGACCGTGTGTCTGGAGCTGTAATTCACCGTCATCAGAATATTACCTCTTACTGAGGCTGCCTCTCGGTGCTGCCATTAAGATGGCCCCCCTCATAGTCCAGCTGGCACAGGATCATGTTGTTCTTGAGGAAAAACTTGTCTCCCACGCAAAATCTGCAGAgagaaatcaaaatatggaaCTGGGTCTTGGTTCTTGCTACAGCCGAAGTGAATGATGAGGTCCCAGAGGAGCATTTCAGGCATATTTTCAGCATACATCTGTAGCAATGATGCTTAGAAATTTAATCTTGCATGACTGCTGCCTGATTAACTGTCTGAGTGATATACAAAGTCTTTAACCCCTTGAAGTTTTTCAAGTGAAGGGGATTTCATTGCATTGTGATTACGGTGCACTGCTAATATGCTCTTAATGACCAGTGAGCTCACCAGTACATCGCCGAGATAAGTCAACTGAATTTGATCTCCCTGGCTAATTGCTACCCTAATCTTACCTCTGGCGGCAGAGCTGACAGGCAAAGCAGTCTAAATGGTAGACGTTGTCTCTGGCTCTCATCACCATCTCAAAGGCAGGGATCAGCTTACTGCAGGCTGCACAGTTCCCCGTCACCCCAAAGAGCctgcagagggagagagggcaACAAGCAGGCCTGTAATCTGGACAAACACAGATACATTTCAGCCAGGAGctgcagaaggaaaaaaaacactgaactaGAGGACAAAAGGTAGCCTGTGTGTCCCAGAGAGCATCACAGATGATGCTCGAGCACCGTTCGCAAATAATCACTTCAATTACTGATTTATAGCGGTGAACCGCACTGCGTTTCCTGATTATTGATGGCTGTTTCCACTCCCCCTAATGCAGAGCCCACATTATATACATATAAGTGCAGCCAAGTGTGAAAAACCATTCAAATCGCGCCTCTAGTAGTAATTATGAGGAGATGATAGTATGAGCTTCTCATAATAAGATCTGGAGCTGTGTCATTAAGCTATGGCTGCAACTAACCATTAAGTTTATTATCAACCAATCTGCAGACTCGACAGTCAAAAAGCTGGAATATGAGCGAAAGGCAAGAAAAGCTTGAATTTCTGCAGAAAACGTTTCATGTTTTTACTTGTCAAAGGGCATGTATgattaattgtttcagctttgttGCCAAAATTAGTCCAGACACCCCATGTGGACAGATAATGAGAAAACCACAGGGTTTGTAATGCATCACACAAACTCCAGTAAGTCAGTTAAAATCAGTTTTAGCTATATCACAACAAATAATCACCTCAAAGCTCTTTATGTTGCGTAGTAAAAATTGCATGAAAACCCCAACAGTCACACGACCCCCTATTagcagcacttggtgatagtgggaaggaaaaactcttttaTTCGGAAGACACCTCCAGCATCCGGGTTGGACAGATATCTGCTGTGATCAGTGATCAGTATTAGCAATACACTGAATACCTCTTAGCCTATGATATGTTCTTTCTCCATTTCCtccatttatttacaatagttcagcattaaaggttcatttttaaaatctggTTAGCTCATCAACAGCTGATTATACTATAAAATGTCTCCAACAACGTCTGATATGTTCTgacattacagtttttctcttaaatgtttttcatttggtAAATGTCCCATAAATTCAGAACCTAAACTATGTCCCTAACCCTACATAGGTCGGCAACAATCTGAGGCATGTTAAGAGGTTAGAGGTATAGCACTACAGTTAGCAAGCCTGGAAAAAAGTCAGTACACTCCATTGTTTTAACAGTGTTGCTCTGCCAACACTGCGTGAAGGTAGGGTTACAACTTTCCATCTATTCTCTTCAAACATCTGTTATTTCTGCACTAATCTTTTTTCTTCGCATATGTGAGCGTTCAGAATATCAAATGTGAGAgttttcataaactggatatgAGCTCTATCACTAATGCATTACTGCTGATAGAGAGCAGCAAAATAGAGATTAACTGATATGAAAATGTCACGATTTATATGAAATGTCAGTTGCTTTAAGAAGAAAGTCAATTTATTACTCTCTTCTGAAACCCCAAATTTATCTGGCAACTTTTGAACCTTGTCCTCAGACCACCTGAGAACAAACTGTGTTGCTATAAATGCTTTGTGCTGGCCAGCTGCAGATGGCCTCACCGCTTATTCACCTCTAACAGAATGACCAAATAACTCCCCAAGAGCCCGGCACACACGAAGACAAGTGGCTGCTGCTGATTTCCATATTCCATTAGAGGCCAAATAGAAAAAGGGGGCTTTGGAGGAACCCTTATGGAAAAAGGTCATCCATGTAATAAGGGAGAAAAGCACTGAGCAGCCCTGGATTACAAATGGAAAACGTCATCAAATGAGTGACCAACGTGAGAACAAAAGTGAGACCTAATTAACAGAATGTTCTGATCTAACGAGCTCGAGTCAGGCacctggtgggttttttttcctgctccttAACGAGGCTACGAAGCTCAATGCTAATTCTCTACAAATGGTCCAATTAAAAGAAATCACATGGTTTTAATCCCACTCTTCAAAGGCCTTTGGTCTGCACCCTTGCAATGATGAGGAAAACAGGAGGCAATCTAGCCAATTTAACTGTCAAAAGGGGTTTTGGTCTCCTAAGTGCAGTGCAGCTAATGAGCGACTTAGCTCCAACCAAATCCAGCTGGATTGTACATGAGACTAACACATGAGTTCAGCAATGTGGCTGCGATATCAGGAGTTCTCTTGCTGACCTGACACCAGATATCATTATTTCTAGGCAAGAAAAAGCAGAGGCATATAACTCTGAGTGGAGCCCGTTGATGCAGACAAGGTTTGTTTAGAAAAGGTTGATGGTTTTAAAAAGGCTAAGGTAGAAATCTATTTAAACCCCAAGTACATTGAAACATACTTACCTGTATAGTCATCCTGGACCAAATCATAGTCACAAAAGGTGCAGAATAACTTCAGATATTGTACAGATGGCCGTGCACCGTAATCATGAGGTGGCCAAACCCTGAAGGAGATCCTGCTTTATAGTCAGTTTTACTCTAATTGGGGCAAGAACTTGGTAAATTAATAACATGGGAACATAAAGGGAACTTAAGGCAAGCGTATCAAACCATGAACTCACTAGGAAAATTTTTATTGAGGAAAAAATTAAGCAGTGtcatgtcttgatgcatgcttaGTCATCCATGTAAGataatcccaaaaagttgattctgttcatctggatgtagtgcTTTCAGTCCAGACGAACACCtgctttggcttcatttttcacaccTGCAGTCTGTGGTGCTGCTCCTTGATGAAACTATCCACTTTGTATGAGTTTAtaaaatcattagttattattattctttgattctctttttctcttctctttttttcttctctccctcccctcacccctgcccagtcacagcagatggccgacCCTCCCTGagctggttctgccagaggtttcttcctgttaaaagggagttttcctttcccactgtcgccaagtgcttactcatagggagttgtctgattgttgaggttttctctctATCATTGAAGGGTCTTTAACTTATAACAAAAATTGAGTtgtttgtgatttggcactatctAAATAAAAGTGTATTGAAATTGAAAAGCATCAACTGTTCATTCTACTGAAGTACCAACACAAACTTGATAAAACTTCATATCCACAGCATAATCACAGCTAATATCACCCTTTAAAGACTGATGTCTCCAGCTACATGTCTTCTTAGGACGAAATTAACCATTATCAAAGCCCATGTTAAGAACTATAAGAGACAACGGAAACATTTACAAAGTGCAAGCTTCACTGTTctgccttttctttcttatGCTGCATACAAGATGCTTATGTCTGTGCAAGTTTACTGCAGACAGCTGATGTTCTTATTTGTGCTCTTGAACCCATAAACCTCAAAACTAGTCCATGTTTGGATAATGTAACCGTTAACCCTGTCACCCTGCAGGATAAACCCTTTCacagggaaaaacaaacaagtattTTTCCACAAGACTGTAATGCAGAGTCAAAATATGGTGACTCAAAACATTCCCTCTCAAGCACACCACATCCAAACACTGTCAAATGATGCTTGGAcagatttaatttatttactgaCGTGTTGGCGATTGTGGACACTTGATTGCCTGTGAGGGCCACTTGCTTCACTTTGATATCGTAGTACCATTCTCTAAGAAAAACGCTCACATTTCACATATGGGAGCCGTACCTCAGGTAGTCTCTGCGGCAAAGGATGAGGTTGGCCCGGGTGTAGAGTGTGGAGCCCAGCCGGCCCAAGCGGCAGTCACAGCAGGCACACTTCAGACAGTCCTCATGCCAGTATCTGTCTAACGCCTGAAGCATGAAGCGGTCCCGTATCTTCCCATTACAGCCGGCGCAGCCCCTCGGCTTTTCTCTGGACTGGAGGGACACAAGAGACACACCTGGCAGGAAAAAGGCCAagaaacagacagacacagagacagacacagagacagacagaggagattcagtgttagttttctgTCAGGAATGAGACACAAAGAGTGAATGTCAATAAGGGCTTTTTCTGcaatctatttttttaattgttgcaCATTAACAATATAATAGAGTATAATAGAgcaagcatatatatatatatatatatatatatatatatatatatatatatatatatatatatatatatatatatatatatatatatatataaaacacccagcggtttatccttcaagctcgggtcctctaccagaggcctgggagcttgaggttcctgcgcagtatcttagctgttcccaggactgcgctcttctggacagagatctccgatgttgttcctgggatctgctggagccactcgcctagcttgggagtcaccgcacctagtgctccgattaccacggggaccaccgttaccttcaccctccacatcctctcgagctcttctctgagcccttggtatttctccagcttctcgtgttccttcttcctgatattgctgtcattcggaactgctacatcgatcactacggccgtcttcttctgtttgtctaccaccactatgtccggttggttagccaccaccattttgtccgtctgtatctggaagtcccacaggatcttagctcggtcattctccaccacccttgggggcatctcccattttgacctcgggacttccaggttatactcggcacagatgttcctgtacactatgccggccacttggttatggcgttccatgtatgccttgcctgctagcatcttgcaccctgctgttatgtgctggattgtctctggggcatctttacacagcctgcacctggggtcttgcctggtgtgatagaccccagcagagggtcaggcaagtcctgaggagtcagctgaatggtaagaacaagatccgggccatcaacacgtacgccctgcccgtgatcaggtaccctgctggggtaataggctggccaaaggaggagatagaagccactgacataaagacaagaaagctccttaccatgcatggagggtttcaccccaaatccagcaccctgaggctgtacgctaagcggaaggaagggggccgaggactggtgagtgtcagcaccacagtccaggatgagacaacgaacatccaagaatatatatatatatatatatatatatatatatatatatatatatatatatatatatatatatatatatacttcaTTAGGGAAGTCTGTGGGACATTTATCTCTATTTCTAGTTTTATGACATTGTAGGAGATGTGTTGTTTCCGTTTATATATAAGTAACCTGAAGCATGTTATTGGTTTAAAGCCTTTATGATTCTGTCAACATCATCAAAATCGACCTGATGTGGTAAAATAGTTTCTTGGGGTTGCATTGTGTTGCACAGGTGTGCCCATTAAAGTGGAAGTACTGAGTACCAGTTTAAGCAAGGGAACGTGTACTCACTCTCCTCCTTGTCCAGCACCATCCTTTAGGTAAACGGCAATAATCCAACAGTGGGAGAAATACCAGCCTTTACTCTCCTGCGTGGAAGAGCGGTAACAAACACTGAGGCCTGGACGCGCTGTTTGAACCTAGAGTCGCTCAAACTTCAGCTCCGCTCTTCATAGTCCCCGAAGAGAGAGCCGAGAGAAACAGCCGCGGAGTCGCTCTCTTTTCCCTCGCGCGTAAAAATAGCCCGTGGATGGATGAAAACAGCTTCTCGGAGTATCACCTTGCCCTGCAGTAGAGATGTCCCCAAATCAACAGTGGCTTAGCATTATCTTGGCTGATGTCAGTGCGTAA
The Maylandia zebra isolate NMK-2024a linkage group LG7, Mzebra_GT3a, whole genome shotgun sequence DNA segment above includes these coding regions:
- the LOC101477132 gene encoding rhombotin-1; translation: MVLDKEESVSLVSLQSREKPRGCAGCNGKIRDRFMLQALDRYWHEDCLKCACCDCRLGRLGSTLYTRANLILCRRDYLRLFGVTGNCAACSKLIPAFEMVMRARDNVYHLDCFACQLCRQRFCVGDKFFLKNNMILCQLDYEGGHLNGSTERQPQ